The nucleotide window CGGCTCGGCTTCGCCAGGTACGGGGATTTCCAGGACGCCCTGCGCGGCGAGCTCGGCGCGCGCCTACTCTCCCCGGTCGCGCGCTACGCGGAGCAGTCCGGCAGGTCGCGGCCGGCGGAGCAGGGGACGTCACCGTCGGTCGGCGACACGCTGAGCACGGTCGTCGCGGACTCGCTGCGTGACCTGCCTCCCGACGAGCTGCGTCGCGCGGTGTCCCTGCTCGGTGACCAGCGCCGTACGGTCACCGTCTTCGGGGGATGGTTCAGCAGCATCCTCGGCCAGTACCTCGCGGCGATGCTCCAGGAGATGCGGTCCGGCGTGCGCTATGTCGGCCACACCTCCCGCGAGCGCACGGTGGCGATCATGGAGGCCAGGGCCAAGGATGTCGCCGTCGTCTTCGACTACCGCAGGTACGACGAGGTGACGGTCGAGTTCGCCCACGCCCAGCACGACGCCGGCGCGACCCTCGTCCTGCTCACGGACCGCTGGCTCTCCCCCATCTCCGACATAGCCGACGTGGTCCTCCCCACGGCGGGCGAGACCTACTCGCCGTTCGTCACGCTGACGCCCGCGATAGCGATCGTCGAGGTCCTCGCGGTCGGGATCATCAACAGCGGCGGCGACCGGGTCACGTCCCGGTTCGAGCGGTTCAACGCGGTGGCCGATCGGCTCGACCCGAGGTGGGGCGTGACGACCGAGGAGGACGAGGGAACCGCATCTCCGCGGGTGGACCCGCGGCCGAGGAGAAGGAGCTGACGGCATGGACACGAGGAACCGCTCATGGCGATGACGGTGGCCGACGGTGCGCGGCGCATCGTCACGGTCTGCGCCGGCGTGCAGCCGGGCGAGCGCGTGGCGGTGCTGCTCGACGACGACGTGCGCGAGGGTGTGGCCGGCGCGCTGGCCGACGCGGTCAGCGCGGTCGGCGCGCAGCCGGTCCTGCACCGGATCGACCTGGCGGAGGCGTACGACGACGACCTGCTCGGCCACGACGTCATGCTGGGGCTGACCGGTTCGAGCCTGTACCACAGCGATCTCGGCCGCGCCGCCGCCGCGCGGGGCACCAGGGTGCTCGCCCTGACGGCGTGCGACGAGGGCACGTTCAGCGGGGGCGCCATCGAGGCCGACTTCGCGGCGCTCGAGCCACGCGCGCTCGACCTGTCCGACCGCCTCGGCCGCGCCGACGCGATCGAGGTCACGACACCCCGCGGCTTCCACCTCACCGCCGACATCTCCGGACGTGAGGGCTACTCGTGCACGGGTCGTGCCACCACGCCGGGGTCGCGGTCGGGCTGCCCCGACATCGAGGCGTACATCGCCGCGGTCGAGGACTCGGTCGAGGGCACCGTCGTCGTCGACGGCAGCAGCACGCCGTACGGGCTCCTCGACGAGCCGGTGACGATCACGGTCGCCGGTGGGCGCGCGACCGACGTCAAGGGTGGCGAGCATGCCGACCTGCTGCGCGACTTCCTCGACGCCAACGGGCCGGACGCGCGGACGTTCGCCGAGTTCGGCTTCGGCCTCAACCCGTGCGCCAAGGTCATCGGCAAGATCATCGAGGACGAGGCGACGTACGGCACCGGACACGTGGCGTTCGGCAGCAACGAGTCGTTCGGCGGGCACACGCGGGCGCCGATCCACCTCGACCTCGTGTACTGGCACCCCACGCTGACCCTCGACGGCGTCGTCGTCATGCGTGGCGGCGTGCTGGAGGTCTGACCCTAGCCGTCACGCGAGGTGGTGTAGGCGCGTCAGCGGCAGCACCGTCGCGGGCGGCAGTCCGGTCGGGCGGTCGTCGACGAGCACGGCACTGCCGTCCCTCGGCACCGTCACCCGCGGCACGTAGTCGTTGTGGAGCATGTCGGCGCGGGTCAGGTCGCGTGACGCCGTGACGGGCAGGTAGCTCACACCGGCCGGCAGCCGCCGCAGCGCGGCCGCGTCGTCGAGCGCCTCGCGCGCGACGAACACGTGCGCCAGCTGTCGCGGCGCGCCACCCATCGCACCGAAGTACGGGCGGTAGGTGCGCGGCTGGCCGAACCTCGTCGACGCCGAGCCCGGCGCGCTCACGCCCCACGCGACGGACCCCGACTTCAGCACCAGCTCCGGTTTCGCGCCGAACCATCCGGGCTGCCAGAGCACGAGGTCGGCGACCTTGCCCGGCGCGATGCTGCCGATCTCGTGCGCCATGCCGTGCGCGATCGCCGGGTTGAGCGTGATCTTCGCCAGGTAGCGCAGCACGCGTGCGTTGTCGTGGCCGTCCGCGCCGGCGCCGTTAACGACCTCGGTCGCCTTCGCGTGGGACGCGACCTGCCACGTGCGCCGTACGGTCTCGCCGACGCGTCCCATGCCCATCGAG belongs to Streptosporangiales bacterium and includes:
- a CDS encoding SIS domain-containing protein — protein: MRSIEQTESKDSVAAREVLETIRAEMAGFSPGERKVARALLAGPPTIGLEPSARLASQAGVSGPTVIRFANRLGFARYGDFQDALRGELGARLLSPVARYAEQSGRSRPAEQGTSPSVGDTLSTVVADSLRDLPPDELRRAVSLLGDQRRTVTVFGGWFSSILGQYLAAMLQEMRSGVRYVGHTSRERTVAIMEARAKDVAVVFDYRRYDEVTVEFAHAQHDAGATLVLLTDRWLSPISDIADVVLPTAGETYSPFVTLTPAIAIVEVLAVGIINSGGDRVTSRFERFNAVADRLDPRWGVTTEEDEGTASPRVDPRPRRRS